Part of the Bacteroides acidifaciens genome, ATGGCTTTTTTCTGAAGATGTTGTAAAAGTCTAGTCCTCATTGCATTAAATTTTTCCATTTGTTAATATTTAGGTTGAAGTCTTTTTTCTGCCGTCTTTTGACAAGAGTAACAAAGGAAACAAACGAAAGTCGAAAAAGATTAGGAAAAGAGGGAGAAAGGGTAATTTTAACATTGCGGGGGGAATGTGGAAAGTTTTTATTTGTCATTTTGTTGCTTGTTTGTTTTATTTTATATACATTTGTGAAATGGAACAAACTATGAAGTTACTTTTTTCTTGTATTATAGGATTGTCTCTGATATTGTTTCTTTCTACTTGTCATGTTGGAAGCGATGCAGGTATTCTTTTACGTCGGGCTGACTTGCTGCTGCAACAGTTTCCTGATAGTGCCTTGATGCTCCTTGAGTCCATTCCTCATCCTGAAAAGTTGTCCGGTTCTGAAAGAGCTGATTATGCAATATTCTTGGCTCGTGCAAGAACTAAGTTGTATGTTCATGAGCCAAATGATTCATTGATTCGGTTTGCAGTAGATTATTATAAAAGAAGCCGGAATAACGAGCGTAAGATGCAAGCTTATTATTATCGAGGTTGTGTGTATCAAGACATGCGTTGTATGGATTTGGCGGTGAAAGACTTTTTGCAGGCACTAAAAGTAATTCCTAAAGAGAGCGAGTATCTTTATTTGGGGGCTATTTATGAGCATTTGGCTGGATGTTATGAAGAACAGAATCTTTATGAAGATGCTATGTGTGCCCATCATAAGGCATACGAAATTTATCTTGAGCAAAAGAATAGTGGTCAATTATTTTATGCTTTAAGAGGGATTGGGCATATATTTGTTTTACAACATCAATTAGATAGTTCTTTGATATATAACAAGAAGGCGCTTGATATAGCTGAAGCTACAAGGAAAAATTATCATAAATCTTTAATATTGGGTGAAATGGGGATGTTGTTTAATGAAATGGGGGAATATCATAAAGCGAATCAATATATTACTGCATCTATATCTGTTGCGCCGGCAGGTACTAGTTTGTTCACAGAATATCTTTGGAAAGGGAATGTTTTGCGAAACTTACAGCAAATGGACTCTGCACGATACTATTTGAACTTGAGCAAATCTTCTCCTTATATATTCAATCGTGGTGGAAGTTATGGAGAATTATATAAATTGGAGAAAGAAGAGAATAATTTTCCAGCAGCTATAGCGGCGGCTGATTCTCTTATTTATTATCTCGATTTAATTCATGATACAACAAAAGCTACTGAAACGGCTCGTTTGGCTGATAAATATGAAATCGAACTTTATCAGCAGAAACTTGCAGGGAGATATAAAATTGAAGTTTTATTTATTTTGCTGTTCTTCATTATTGTAGGAGCGGTTTATTTTGGGATTGACAAGCGTCGAAAAAAGAAGTATCTTGAGTTACAAAATCAATTGATGAAGAGTCGCACAGATATTCTATCCGGAGACCTTGAGGAGCAGGATAATGCTGAGACAGATTTAATGGGGATGTTGGAGCCGAGTTTAGAACTTTGTCTTCAGTTGTTTCGAAGGACGGAAACCTATGAGAGGCTTCTTTCTTTGGAGAAAAAGATGGGCGTAGCTACCTCTTTGAGTATTCATGAAGGACAGATGATTTGTGAAAGCATTTATGATACTTTTGGCGACATTATGCTTAAATTGAAAATTCAATATGTTGATTTAACTAAAGAAGACTTGCTCCATTGCGTATTTTTCTTATTGGGTTGCTCCAAAGAAACAATCTTATTATGTACACGTGCTTCTGAAGGGGCATTTAAAAGTCGGAAAAGTCGCATGAAAGTTAAGTTAGGAGAAGAATTCTTTGGATGGATGACTACACGACAATGCCTTGTTCCATAGGTGCTTATGTTGGATTGTGACATTTCTGTAACTTGCAGTCGAGATCTATAGTTATCTTGTAACTTTATTGTGACCAGGCATCTAGATTTATTTTAATCTTATTCCTTACATTTGTAACATAACCAATAAAAATAAGTGTTATGAAAGCGTTTGTTGGAAGGCACATTTACCGTGCAATAAAAGAAGTGTCGGTTAATATATTACAACTAAATTCATTTATGTTTAATAATAAATAATACAATATTATGAAAGCAAAGAGTAAAGAAGTTAGAAAGACGACAATTGTATTGACTTCGATTTTTATTTTATTATTCTTAGGTGCCTGCTCTTCTAACGAATTCACTCCAAATGGAGAAGAGAAAGTAAAGGCTGATGCATATACCCAATTGAGTGAAAACCTAGATTTATATAACCAATCTTATTTGAAGGTCAATACTTGCCCACAAACAAGAGGCTGGTGGCATAAGTGGAATTGGTTTAATACTAGAGGAAAATATATTGTAAGTTGTGATGCTTTGGGGGCGAGAGTTGGTGCAAGATGGGGACGTTGGGGAGCTTTAGGAGGAGCGGTAGGAGCTTCTTTAATTGCAGCACTGTTTTCTGATAATCAAGTAGTAACAGTTGATGATAAATTTACATGTAAATTACAAAATGCATCTTTACCGTTGAACTCAAATGAAGATCGAATGATAGATTCTGAATCTTTGGAATTGGATAGTATAGGCTATTATCATAATGAAATAATGTTGTCAATAGAGAGGAAGATTCCAGATGTTTATAATCAAAATTTGGATACTGATGAAGTGATGTCTATTGTTAGTGGAGAAATGAAAGAACTTGATTGTCCAATGCCTGAGGAGCGAATAATAAAAGAAATTTTTAATGAGACTAGTGCCCTTATTCCAAGTAAAGATATTTTTCTTTCAGAGGAAGCTTTTGTGTCACACCTTGAGTCTGTACAACCTGAATATTTGCAAGATTATAAGATTATTAATGATTACTTAATAACTACCCAAAAGATAGCGAAAGAAAATATACAGGATTATACAGAAGGGGTTGTTAGGGTTGTACAAGAATCAGAATTACAGCAGGAAGAGAAACAGGCGCTAGTTGGTTCCATTTTAGTTGGTGGAAATAGTGTGCTTTTATGGACAGAAGTGGATTCGGAAATATCAGACGAAGATTGAAATGATTTAAAATCGTGTTAAATATGAAAAGATGTTATTTGTCACTTTTCTTGTTGTTTTTTGTAATGGTACTATTGGCTCAGAAGAAGTCAGATGAAAAATTTCTGATTTCTGTAGAAGCGGGAAAGGGCTGTTTAATTGGTAAATCTAATGTTTCCCCTGTTGGAGTAAATTATCGGAATCAATATAGCAGTGGCATTTCTATTAATACTAAGGTAATGTATTTTTGGAATAGCTGGATAGGAGTAGGTTTAAAAGGGAACTCCTTTACTACTTCAGGAGACTATCTATTAAACGGAAAAGTAAATTATGCTGATGATATTGTGACTTACTACGTTGCGCCGCAATTAGAAATGAGACGATCCTTCAGAAACAATTTTTTGATAAGTTTTGGAATGGGAATAGGGTATATGTATTATAAGAACGAAAGTGCTAATGAAATAAATATGAAAACAATATCTCATTCAGATGCAGCCAATATGGATTTAATGTTTGAATATAAGATTATGAAAAGATTATCTATTCGAGGAGGTGTATCATGTATTGCAGCTGATAATTTTAAAAAGATGAAGAGGACTATTGAGCAAGAAACAATTATTATTAAACCTCAAAAATGGGATAAAATTCAAATGTTCCGCATAGATTATATATTTGGTATAGTTGGTGCATTCTGATATTCTTATTTTACTTGGTTTATAGCAATCTTTGTATTTCTAAGTAAAAGAATATACTGATTATTCTCATTCGGTACTGTCCCTAATTTTATGTAAATTAGGGACAGTACCAATTAAAACATTTCCTTTGCAGTCGTCATGCAGTGAATGACGTCTTCTTTGCTTCCGCTGAAAGGACCGGATTTCTCAATTTTCAATGTAGACATGGCTGCCGCAAAGCGTCCTGCGTCTTCAATGCTTGCGCCTGATACCCGTTGGTATAAGTAGCCGATGGTATAAGTGTCTCCGCATCCTGTCGCGTCTACTACTTTTTCGGGTTGGTAAGCCGGGATACGGTAAAAATCGGTTCCGTCGAAAATAAGGGAACCCATGCTTCCGAGGGTGACCAGCACTTCTTTTACTCCCCATTCGTGTAACCGGCGGGCGGCTTCGTGCGGGTCGGCAAGCCCGGTCAGTACTTCCATTTCGTGCTCATTAACTTTGAGGAAATGGATATATTGCAGCGCTTCCCGTTTGTCTGTCCAGTCTATCGGATACACGTGTGTGTCGCGTACCTCGCGAAGGTAACCTTGCGAGTCTACCGCTATCAATCCTTTCCGGGAAAGTTCCTTGATTACTTCCAATGAGAAATCGTCTGCCAGCAGGGAGCCGAGATGGTAAATCTCTGCGTCTATTTCTTTGAGTTGGAGGGCGGTGAAAGGGTCTGCTTTGGCCAATACACGTTGGGTACGGTCGTCGGGATTGGCTCCATAGATATTTTCAAAATATACCGAGTACTTGCTGGGCAATGTGGTAACATTAATGCCTGCTTCGCGTAGTTGTTCTACTACGTTCATTTCGGTAGCACCGACTGCTGTCACCAATGCATAGTCAATATCATTAAAATGGCGGATGGCATGCGAACAATAGAAGGCGGTTCCGCCAGGCATATAGACTGTGCTTTGTGGAGTAACCACTTTGTCCAGTGTGATGTGACCGATACAGCAGAGTTGATGTTTATTCATATCCAATCAATTAAAAAGCCTTCAAGACAGTATCTTGAAGGCTTCTAGTTTTATTTCTGTGCGGATGATAGGACTCGAACCTACACGCCTCACGGCACCAGATCCTAAGTCTGGCGCGGCTACCAATTACGCCACATCCGCATGTGTAGCTTTTTTGTTTAGCGGTGCAAAGATAGGAAGATTTTCTGATTTGACAAATTATTCGGTAATAAAGTTATTCACTTAATATCTCGAATGCCTTTTCAATCAGGGTATCTTTCTTTTTAAGTTGGTCTGCTTCAGACATATTGATGGCAATATCCGGTGCGATACCTTCTTCTAGCGGTTGTTCGTTTTTGTCGAAGTGCGGGCTGGCAGAGAAACGGATGCTCCATCCGTTTGGCAATTCCGATGAGAAAGGAAGTCCCGAACCGCCACCGGTCCAATCGCCGACTTGGATAATTTCTGTATCTTCTATGCTGCGCATCGCATTAACAAAATCGTTTGTCGCGCTGTAACAACGACGGTTGGTTAATATAACGACCTTTTTTTGCCAACGGATACTGCTAGATGGTTCCAGATAAATCGGTTCCTTCTTAGAGAAGTCATTATGTCCCGGTCCTGTTTTGTGCTGAATGTATCCGGTCAGCGTCTTTTGGTTGGTAAACCGGGCGGCAATGCGGGTAGAGTTCGTCAGATTTCCACCACCGTTGTCGCGTACATCAATGATTAATCCGTTGCAAGGTGCCAGATAGAGAAGAACCTCGTCCAAGTTGCCGTTTCCGACTCCGGCGCTGAAACTTTCATAACGGATATATCCTATATTATTATCGAATATCTTATATTTTAAGCCGGAAGCTGTGTAATAACCACTGCTGGCACTGCCCAGATAAGTCTGATAAAGAATATCTTCCCGGTAGTTCCAGTCGTATCCCTGATACCAATCATCGTAGAAAGAAGTGCGTTTTGCAGAAGAAAGATTGACATGCCCGTCTTTCAGGATATACAGCATCTGGCTTAGAATGTCGAACAGGTCATCGTTGGACATGGTCGGTATAATCAGTTTTCTGTATTCTTCGTGAACGGCATCCCAGTCAATTCCTTTTGCTTCCAGAAAACAGTACTGTTCGTCAATAATCTTCCATAGTTGCTCGAAGTTGCCTACGGGATCATTAGCGTACTCATCCTCCCTGATGCAGCCGGTCAGCGCCGGCAGGCAGCAGATTAGCAAAAGTAGTTGTATAATCTTATTTTTCATTCTTGTTATCTCTCACGCTTTGAAGTTTCAACATTAAATTTTTGCTCTCTTAGTAGGCTCTTACCGATGATGGTAAGACGCTTGCTCCTTTTTTATTTCGGATACGGTATAGGTCTTTCACAAATCCTACCATGAATACATGGGAGTAGGTGTGTGTCTTGATATTATTTACTTTGTATTGCTGCAAATCGGCCAGATAGCTGAAACGCATTTTGGTATATCCTATCGGCAGGTCGACGGAAAGCATCTGGCGGAGTGAAGGCTGGTTGTGCAGGGAAGTGAATTTTATCACTCCGCTCGAGTTGCCCAAGGAGAATATCTCATAATAGGATTGTCCGTAGTGTGGTGAGAAAAGCATTCCCATTACAGGCAAATTGACCTGATAACGCAACACCATCGGATATCGTTTGATTTTCAGATGCCAGATTGCCATTCCCGAAGCGTCCAGGTTGACGTAAGCTCTTGCGGAAGCGGGATTGTTGGTGTTTCGAAGGTTGTAAACAAAGCCACCGTTAGCGTCTATCAATCCACCTGCCAGTAACTTGAAGTTCTCCGTCAGCCGGAACTGGTAGTGAAGACCGTAATTCCAGTTGACCAGACCGGAGAATGTATTATTGTTGTCGGCACGGTTGTGCGTATAACCGATGTCTGCCTGGAAGAAATTCTGCACGGAAATATTCCCGTCGAACAGTTTGGTCATCCGAATTGTTTCGCGGGAAACACGGAAGTCGATTCCTTTGTATTCCTGAGGCGAAAGATAGGTATCGAATACGTTGGTAAATCCGATACCGTACATGGTGGCACGTGTTACATAGCGATGGGTTTGCAGGCTGTCGGTCTGCGCTTGTAATTTGGTGCAGAGGGCGAACAGGATGCATCCTGTCAGCCCCCAGTATATTAGTTTTTTCTTCATCAGAATAACTTCATCTGCCCGGTGATTTCGTCAATAATATCTCCTTCACTCTTGCCGTTGTCCGGGTCCAGATTCTCCGGTTCTTCTTCCGGTTCGTCCTGCGTTTGCTGTTCGGGTTCGGGGAAACGGGTCGGCTCAAGTTCGTTAATCGTCTCAACCGTGTAGGTGGTGATACGTTTGCCTTTTGCTTTGAACCCTTTGACAGCGATAAATTCATCCGCATCAATTTCCAACGGGTCGCGGAAACTGTCGTGTCCGCCGAATACAACTTCCAGGCGCGGGTAGTATTCGTCGGTCAGTAAGATGAGACGGTTGTTTTTGTTCTCGCCCAAGTAGTTCTGTTTGCGGTTGGAACCTTCAAAACAGAAACGTTTCAGGTACGGATAATTTTGTTGGTCGGCATCATAAAGCGCGGCAGTCCATATCTTGTGGGGGTCGAACTTCTCGACGATGCTTACATTATCTTCATAGTGGTTGCTCAGGTCGAAGTTGCTGTTGTAGAAGTCACCGTTGTTCAGAACGACCAGTATGGTGTCTTCACTCTGGAACTCGCCCAGATATTCGCCCCGGCCGTCATAGTTGAGGCGGAGAATGTCACGGTCGAACCATACCTTACGCCCGCCGAGGGTCGAACCGCCTTTCTGTTTCAGGGTAATTTTGTGTATCGGCAGACGGGTGAGGATGATACCGCGTGCCTGTCGGCCTTTAATGCCCACTTCGCTGAAGTCTTGCTCGAAGATGATGCGGCGTACGCGTGGGTTAGGTTTCAACGTAACCTTGATGATTTCGGCTTCCCCGTTCGGATTGGCACTGAAATAGGTGATACGTGAATCGGGGGTACCTTGGGTGACGTCATATTCACGGTCACGGACTACGGAAGTCACGGCGAAACGTTTG contains:
- a CDS encoding carbohydrate kinase family protein, which gives rise to MNKHQLCCIGHITLDKVVTPQSTVYMPGGTAFYCSHAIRHFNDIDYALVTAVGATEMNVVEQLREAGINVTTLPSKYSVYFENIYGANPDDRTQRVLAKADPFTALQLKEIDAEIYHLGSLLADDFSLEVIKELSRKGLIAVDSQGYLREVRDTHVYPIDWTDKREALQYIHFLKVNEHEMEVLTGLADPHEAARRLHEWGVKEVLVTLGSMGSLIFDGTDFYRIPAYQPEKVVDATGCGDTYTIGYLYQRVSGASIEDAGRFAAAMSTLKIEKSGPFSGSKEDVIHCMTTAKEMF
- a CDS encoding DUF3316 domain-containing protein, with translation MKKKLIYWGLTGCILFALCTKLQAQTDSLQTHRYVTRATMYGIGFTNVFDTYLSPQEYKGIDFRVSRETIRMTKLFDGNISVQNFFQADIGYTHNRADNNNTFSGLVNWNYGLHYQFRLTENFKLLAGGLIDANGGFVYNLRNTNNPASARAYVNLDASGMAIWHLKIKRYPMVLRYQVNLPVMGMLFSPHYGQSYYEIFSLGNSSGVIKFTSLHNQPSLRQMLSVDLPIGYTKMRFSYLADLQQYKVNNIKTHTYSHVFMVGFVKDLYRIRNKKGASVLPSSVRAY
- a CDS encoding tetratricopeptide repeat protein produces the protein MKLLFSCIIGLSLILFLSTCHVGSDAGILLRRADLLLQQFPDSALMLLESIPHPEKLSGSERADYAIFLARARTKLYVHEPNDSLIRFAVDYYKRSRNNERKMQAYYYRGCVYQDMRCMDLAVKDFLQALKVIPKESEYLYLGAIYEHLAGCYEEQNLYEDAMCAHHKAYEIYLEQKNSGQLFYALRGIGHIFVLQHQLDSSLIYNKKALDIAEATRKNYHKSLILGEMGMLFNEMGEYHKANQYITASISVAPAGTSLFTEYLWKGNVLRNLQQMDSARYYLNLSKSSPYIFNRGGSYGELYKLEKEENNFPAAIAAADSLIYYLDLIHDTTKATETARLADKYEIELYQQKLAGRYKIEVLFILLFFIIVGAVYFGIDKRRKKKYLELQNQLMKSRTDILSGDLEEQDNAETDLMGMLEPSLELCLQLFRRTETYERLLSLEKKMGVATSLSIHEGQMICESIYDTFGDIMLKLKIQYVDLTKEDLLHCVFFLLGCSKETILLCTRASEGAFKSRKSRMKVKLGEEFFGWMTTRQCLVP
- a CDS encoding S41 family peptidase, producing the protein MKNKIIQLLLLICCLPALTGCIREDEYANDPVGNFEQLWKIIDEQYCFLEAKGIDWDAVHEEYRKLIIPTMSNDDLFDILSQMLYILKDGHVNLSSAKRTSFYDDWYQGYDWNYREDILYQTYLGSASSGYYTASGLKYKIFDNNIGYIRYESFSAGVGNGNLDEVLLYLAPCNGLIIDVRDNGGGNLTNSTRIAARFTNQKTLTGYIQHKTGPGHNDFSKKEPIYLEPSSSIRWQKKVVILTNRRCYSATNDFVNAMRSIEDTEIIQVGDWTGGGSGLPFSSELPNGWSIRFSASPHFDKNEQPLEEGIAPDIAINMSEADQLKKKDTLIEKAFEILSE